GCTTACCTCTTCTCTTATCCAAATTTTCCTGTTAAATATTCCTCCGTCATCTTATTTTCAGGCACCGTAAACATTTTCTCACTTGTACCAAATTCTATTAACTCTCCAAGATAAAGGAAAGCAGTATAATCCGATATCCGGGCAGCTTGGGCAATATTGTGTGTCACCATTACAATTGTAATATTCTTCTTAAGCTCGCTGATCAATTCTTCTATCCGTGCCGTTGCCTTTGGGTCAAGGGCAGATGTTGGCTCATCGAGAAGAAGAGCTTCGGGATTCATTGCTAACGCCCTTGCAATACACAGTCTTTGCTGTTGACCGCCTGAAAGAAAAGTCCCCTGCTTATAAAGATTGTCTTTAACCTCATCCCACATTGCAGCCTTTCGCAATGACTCTTCTACAATCTTATCTTTTGCAGATTTGGAAAGCTTGATACCATTGAGTTTATATCCCGCAATGACATTATCATAAATATTCATTGTTGGAAATGGATTTGGCCTTTGAAAAACCATTCCAATCTTTCTCCTCAATACAATAGGATTAAAGGTATAGATGTCCTTCCCATTCAAATAAATCTTTCCTTTCGAGGTTGCGCCCGGTGTCAATTCATGCATTCTATTTATGCACCGTATAAGAGTGGTTTTTCCGCAGCCTGAGGGCCCCATAATGGCAGTAACACTATTTCTTGGTATTTCAAGATTTATATCTTTTACGATGATGTTTTCACCATAAGAAGCTGAAAAGTCTTCTATCTTCAA
This Candidatus Schekmanbacteria bacterium DNA region includes the following protein-coding sequences:
- the pstB gene encoding phosphate ABC transporter ATP-binding protein — encoded protein: MENPVLKIEDFSASYGENIIVKDINLEIPRNSVTAIMGPSGCGKTTLIRCINRMHELTPGATSKGKIYLNGKDIYTFNPIVLRRKIGMVFQRPNPFPTMNIYDNVIAGYKLNGIKLSKSAKDKIVEESLRKAAMWDEVKDNLYKQGTFLSGGQQQRLCIARALAMNPEALLLDEPTSALDPKATARIEELISELKKNITIVMVTHNIAQAARISDYTAFLYLGELIEFGTSEKMFTVPENKMTEEYLTGKFG